The following proteins are co-located in the Leptospira sp. WS4.C2 genome:
- the recD gene encoding exodeoxyribonuclease V subunit alpha, whose protein sequence is MKKPNPSYLELAKEIISLFPNLQKEDEQMIANLVEANQNGDLYLSLTDDININNLKNQFPFHIEIMGAEKRLFFQKTYQEKIHFESKVKNLLLNRKVEQQIDTTDTIKNESIISELESQFKNQLATEQKNAVLESITSSFQMIAGGPGTGKTTVVSFILKMLDESNRLPNANRIALVAPTGRAAQRLTESIQRNLNRFKNTKDLTSSLRGQTIHNLLKYFPDSKKPYYGDKRYLPFDLIIMDETSMVDMTLMNLFLDSISEKTHLILLGDPNQLPSVGQGEVLSDLLVEFKKQGKFVSELKTNHRSSASSKFSQFAELVKESFESQNTNLSFPNPTISESLQNNEENDFIWLQKELPKPTDLIPFKDWKQEELIHFLWKDFFLPTALLSTNLNWKKEDLTINDNKETLEKMISEYRCLTILRNGYHGIESLQSRILELAKKQLTSPKLNSQKLGYRHLAKSFYFEGMPLIIKRNDQIRKLFNGDIGMVLKIDSELRAVFSIDNRLYSFALDTLPEHEPAFFLTIHKSQGSEYNTILIYLPPLSSYHSDDTDEVPILNRRILYTAVTRAKKKVILMGDYDTWKLGLETFRKRNTGFQLF, encoded by the coding sequence ATGAAAAAACCTAATCCATCATACTTAGAACTCGCAAAAGAAATTATAAGTCTATTCCCTAATCTTCAAAAAGAAGATGAACAAATGATTGCAAACCTGGTTGAAGCCAACCAAAACGGAGACCTCTACTTGTCTCTTACCGATGACATAAACATAAATAATCTCAAAAATCAATTTCCATTTCATATAGAAATTATGGGAGCAGAGAAAAGACTATTTTTTCAAAAAACTTATCAAGAAAAAATTCATTTTGAATCAAAAGTTAAAAATTTACTTTTAAATCGCAAAGTAGAACAACAGATAGATACTACTGATACGATAAAAAATGAATCCATAATTTCCGAATTAGAATCTCAGTTCAAAAATCAGTTAGCGACCGAACAAAAAAATGCAGTGTTAGAGTCCATCACCTCTTCCTTTCAAATGATTGCGGGAGGTCCAGGCACGGGAAAAACCACAGTAGTTTCTTTCATCTTAAAAATGTTAGACGAATCCAATAGATTGCCAAATGCAAATCGCATTGCTCTTGTAGCCCCTACTGGTAGAGCTGCGCAGAGACTTACTGAATCAATCCAAAGAAATTTGAATCGTTTTAAAAACACAAAAGACCTTACCTCCTCTTTGCGAGGCCAAACTATACATAATTTACTTAAATATTTTCCGGATTCTAAAAAACCTTATTACGGAGACAAACGATACTTACCATTTGACCTGATTATCATGGATGAAACATCGATGGTGGATATGACACTTATGAATTTATTTTTGGACTCTATTAGCGAAAAAACACACTTGATACTGTTAGGTGATCCAAACCAATTACCTTCTGTTGGCCAAGGGGAAGTTCTATCGGATCTTTTAGTAGAATTCAAAAAACAAGGTAAATTTGTTTCTGAATTAAAAACCAATCATAGATCCTCTGCATCTTCCAAGTTTAGTCAATTTGCAGAATTAGTAAAAGAATCTTTTGAATCTCAGAATACGAATCTCTCCTTTCCCAATCCTACGATTTCAGAATCCCTGCAAAACAATGAAGAAAATGATTTCATTTGGCTCCAGAAAGAACTACCGAAACCAACGGATCTTATTCCCTTCAAAGACTGGAAACAAGAAGAATTGATCCATTTTCTATGGAAGGATTTCTTTTTACCTACAGCACTCCTATCCACTAATCTAAACTGGAAAAAAGAAGATCTAACGATTAATGATAATAAAGAAACTTTGGAGAAAATGATATCGGAATATCGATGTTTAACTATTCTGCGGAATGGATACCATGGAATCGAATCATTACAAAGTCGGATTCTTGAACTAGCAAAAAAACAACTCACCTCTCCTAAGTTGAACTCTCAGAAATTAGGATATCGGCATTTAGCAAAGTCGTTTTATTTTGAAGGGATGCCTCTTATCATCAAAAGGAACGATCAAATTCGCAAACTCTTCAATGGAGACATTGGGATGGTATTAAAAATTGACTCTGAACTAAGAGCTGTATTTTCAATCGACAATCGTTTATACTCCTTTGCCTTAGATACTTTGCCAGAACATGAACCTGCCTTTTTTCTTACTATACACAAAAGCCAAGGATCTGAATACAACACGATCTTAATATATTTGCCCCCACTCTCTTCTTATCATTCGGATGATACCGATGAAGTTCCTATTCTCAATCGTAGGATCTTATACACAGCCGTAACTCGAGCAAAAAAGAAAGTCATTCTAATGGGAGATTATGATACCTGGAAGTTAGGTTTGGAAACTTTCCGAAAAAGGAATACTGGCTTTCAATTATTTTAA
- a CDS encoding nucleoside 2-deoxyribosyltransferase, with protein MQTIYLAGPEVFLPNALEILSDYKNLCESFGYRALTPFDGKVTDKTKLAKANQIFQENISLIQSCDIVIANCNPFRGACVDDGTSFEIGYGYAKGKLVFGYLNDNRILPEIVKSKIPTKQHSSGYAVDEDGYLLNEDFGNSINLMLEFSILSSGGSLVLGNLETVLKLFKTLK; from the coding sequence ATGCAAACCATCTATCTTGCGGGTCCGGAAGTTTTTTTGCCCAATGCTTTGGAAATACTTTCAGACTATAAAAATCTTTGTGAATCCTTTGGTTATCGTGCCTTAACTCCTTTCGATGGAAAGGTTACCGATAAAACAAAGTTGGCCAAAGCGAATCAAATTTTCCAAGAAAACATCTCCCTCATTCAAAGTTGTGATATTGTGATTGCAAACTGCAATCCCTTTCGCGGAGCTTGTGTGGATGATGGGACTTCCTTTGAAATTGGTTATGGTTATGCAAAAGGAAAACTTGTTTTTGGTTATTTAAATGACAACCGGATTCTACCGGAAATTGTTAAGTCAAAAATACCCACAAAACAACATTCTTCTGGTTATGCGGTCGATGAGGATGGGTATTTATTGAATGAAGATTTCGGGAATAGTATTAACTTAATGTTAGAATTTTCGATTTTAAGCTCAGGTGGGAGCTTAGTTTTAGGAAATCTGGAAACAGTTTTAAAGTTATTTAAAACTTTAAAATAA